The proteins below come from a single Roseiflexus sp. RS-1 genomic window:
- the rpmD gene encoding 50S ribosomal protein L30, with translation MSRLKITYRKSAIGYSRDQKATIRSLGLRRLNSVVIHDDTPTIRGMVFKVRHLVSVEEIADDTSPDAETGADLERDGGNRS, from the coding sequence ATGTCCAGATTGAAAATCACGTATCGCAAGAGTGCGATTGGGTATAGCCGCGACCAGAAGGCGACCATCCGTTCACTCGGGTTGCGCAGGCTGAACAGCGTCGTCATTCACGACGATACGCCAACCATTCGCGGGATGGTCTTCAAAGTTCGTCATCTGGTCAGCGTTGAAGAAATTGCCGACGACACCTCGCCAGATGCCGAAACGGGCGCTGATCTGGAGCGCGATGGGGGGAACCGATCATGA
- the rpsE gene encoding 30S ribosomal protein S5 produces MIKRRINADELELEERVVQINRVSKVVKGGRRFSFSTVVVVGDGKGHVGIGMGKAAEVPEAIRKGVEAAKKNLIRVPLSGTTIPHEVQMEFAASKVRLLPAAPGTGVIAGRGVRPVLEMAGIKDVLSKRYGSNNPINVVKATFKALSALTSLEEQARMRGMTPRELNLRRMRREPAPQEA; encoded by the coding sequence GTGATCAAGCGACGCATTAATGCGGACGAACTCGAACTCGAAGAGCGCGTGGTGCAGATCAACCGCGTCTCGAAAGTGGTCAAAGGCGGGCGCCGCTTCAGTTTCAGCACGGTCGTCGTCGTGGGCGACGGTAAAGGGCATGTCGGCATTGGCATGGGCAAAGCGGCTGAAGTGCCCGAAGCGATCCGCAAGGGTGTGGAGGCGGCGAAAAAGAACCTGATCCGGGTACCGCTCTCCGGCACGACCATTCCGCACGAAGTGCAGATGGAGTTTGCCGCTTCCAAGGTGCGCCTGCTCCCGGCTGCTCCGGGCACCGGCGTCATCGCCGGGCGCGGTGTGCGCCCGGTGCTTGAGATGGCAGGCATCAAAGACGTGCTCTCGAAACGGTACGGCAGCAACAATCCGATCAACGTGGTGAAAGCGACGTTTAAGGCGCTGAGTGCGCTGACGTCGCTCGAAGAACAGGCGCGTATGCGTGGGATGACGCCGCGCGAACTGAACCTGCGGCGCATGCGGCGCGAACCGGCGCCCCAGGAGGCGTAG
- the rplR gene encoding 50S ribosomal protein L18, producing MAKRTPRELRIRRHRRVRKKVHGTPQRPRLCVFRSNMHIYAQVIDDTVGRTLAAASTVEPELRASLTGKTKTEQAKAVGAVIAERARAAGIERVVFDRGGFKYHGRVQALADAARAGGLQF from the coding sequence ATGGCAAAACGAACACCACGAGAACTGCGAATCCGACGCCATCGTCGTGTGCGGAAAAAAGTCCACGGCACTCCGCAACGACCACGGTTGTGCGTCTTTCGCAGCAATATGCATATCTACGCGCAGGTCATTGATGACACGGTTGGGCGAACGCTGGCGGCAGCCTCCACCGTGGAGCCTGAACTGCGCGCATCGCTGACCGGAAAGACGAAAACCGAACAAGCGAAGGCGGTCGGCGCCGTGATCGCTGAGCGTGCCAGAGCCGCTGGTATTGAACGGGTCGTCTTCGACCGCGGCGGGTTCAAGTATCATGGGCGGGTGCAGGCGCTCGCCGATGCAGCGCGTGCGGGCGGACTCCAGTTCTGA
- the rplF gene encoding 50S ribosomal protein L6: protein MSRIGKKPIPVPRGVEVTITEENRVTVKGPKGTLSQQFSPEMLITHENGVITVARPSDDKRHRALHGLTRSLIANMVTGVTEGYQRILEITGIGYRAAREGKNLVLQVGFSHPIRVTPPEGITFEVLERRSANEPQQVIIRGIDKQKVGEEAAKLRALRPPEPYKGYGIKYRDERIRRKAGKAGKAR from the coding sequence ATGTCGCGTATTGGCAAAAAACCAATCCCGGTCCCGCGTGGCGTCGAGGTGACGATCACCGAAGAGAACCGGGTGACTGTGAAAGGTCCGAAAGGGACACTCTCGCAACAGTTTTCGCCGGAAATGCTTATCACGCATGAGAACGGCGTGATTACAGTTGCGCGCCCCTCGGACGATAAGCGCCACCGCGCCCTGCACGGGTTGACGCGCTCGCTCATCGCCAATATGGTGACGGGCGTGACCGAAGGGTATCAGCGGATTCTGGAGATCACCGGCATCGGGTATCGCGCTGCACGTGAGGGAAAAAACCTGGTCCTTCAGGTCGGATTTTCCCATCCGATCCGTGTAACGCCACCCGAAGGGATTACCTTCGAGGTGCTGGAGCGCCGCAGCGCAAATGAACCACAGCAGGTGATTATACGAGGTATCGATAAGCAGAAAGTTGGCGAAGAAGCGGCAAAACTGCGCGCGCTGCGCCCGCCGGAGCCGTACAAAGGGTATGGCATCAAGTATCGTGATGAGCGGATTCGTCGCAAGGCGGGCAAGGCAGGGAAAGCGCGGTAA
- the rpsH gene encoding 30S ribosomal protein S8 produces the protein MSMHDPIADMLTRIRNACMARHATVSIPSSKMKLAIAQILKREGFIQDFTVQEGKPRNTIVITLKYTPDRRPVITGLKRVSKPGLRIYTKRADIPRVRGGLGLSILSTPRGVMAGHEAWQQRVGGEVLCYVW, from the coding sequence GTGAGCATGCATGATCCTATTGCCGATATGCTGACCCGCATCCGGAATGCGTGTATGGCCCGCCACGCAACGGTGTCGATCCCGTCGTCGAAGATGAAACTCGCCATCGCGCAAATCCTTAAGCGCGAGGGGTTCATCCAGGACTTCACGGTGCAGGAAGGCAAGCCGCGCAACACGATCGTTATTACGTTGAAATACACTCCCGATCGGCGACCGGTGATTACCGGGCTGAAGCGTGTGAGTAAGCCGGGACTGCGCATCTATACCAAACGCGCCGATATTCCGCGGGTGCGCGGCGGATTGGGGTTGAGCATTCTCTCGACCCCGCGCGGCGTGATGGCGGGACACGAGGCGTGGCAGCAGCGCGTCGGCGGCGAGGTTCTCTGTTACGTCTGGTAG
- a CDS encoding type Z 30S ribosomal protein S14, whose product MARKALIVKAQRPQKYKVRAYNRCKICGRPRAYMRKFGMCRICFREHALRGLIPGVTKSSW is encoded by the coding sequence TTGGCACGAAAAGCGTTGATTGTCAAAGCACAGCGGCCGCAAAAGTATAAAGTGCGGGCCTACAACCGCTGTAAGATCTGTGGGCGTCCACGTGCATATATGCGGAAGTTCGGTATGTGTCGCATTTGCTTCCGCGAACACGCCCTGCGCGGGTTGATCCCCGGCGTGACGAAATCGAGCTGGTGA
- the rplE gene encoding 50S ribosomal protein L5, giving the protein MVPRLKEKYQTEVVPALMQEFRYRSVMQVPRIEKIVLNIGLGEAIQNSKALDAATADLAAIAGQKPVITRARKSIAAFKVRQGMPIGVMVTLRGPRMWSFLDRLMNLVLPRLRDFRGVSRRSFDGRGNYSIGLREQIVFPEIDYDKVDKLRGLEVVIVTTAPDDEQGYALLKRLGMPFRD; this is encoded by the coding sequence ATGGTACCACGACTCAAAGAAAAATATCAGACTGAGGTTGTGCCGGCGCTGATGCAGGAGTTTCGCTATCGCTCCGTCATGCAGGTGCCGCGGATCGAGAAAATCGTGCTGAACATCGGACTGGGCGAGGCGATCCAGAACTCGAAGGCGCTTGATGCTGCAACAGCCGATCTGGCGGCAATCGCCGGTCAGAAGCCGGTGATCACCCGTGCCAGGAAGTCGATTGCAGCGTTCAAGGTGCGTCAGGGGATGCCGATCGGGGTCATGGTCACGCTGCGTGGTCCACGCATGTGGTCCTTCCTTGATCGGTTGATGAATCTGGTGCTGCCACGCCTGCGCGATTTTCGCGGCGTCAGTCGTCGTTCGTTCGATGGACGCGGCAACTACTCGATCGGTCTGCGTGAGCAGATAGTCTTCCCGGAGATCGACTACGATAAGGTCGATAAACTCCGTGGTCTCGAAGTGGTGATTGTGACAACCGCACCTGATGATGAACAGGGGTATGCGTTGCTCAAGCGTCTCGGCATGCCGTTTCGTGATTAG
- the rplX gene encoding 50S ribosomal protein L24, with amino-acid sequence MHVKTGDEVLIITGKDRGKRGKIKEARPKEQRVIVEGLNIVKRHMKPRGPTRPGGIIEMEAPIHVSNVMLICPTCGRASRTGHRFLEETDHKGRPKKVRYCKACDAVIDE; translated from the coding sequence ATGCATGTCAAAACCGGCGACGAAGTCCTGATCATCACCGGAAAAGATCGCGGCAAGCGCGGCAAAATCAAAGAGGCGCGCCCCAAAGAGCAACGGGTGATCGTTGAGGGACTGAATATTGTGAAACGACACATGAAGCCGCGCGGTCCAACACGACCCGGCGGGATTATTGAGATGGAAGCGCCGATCCATGTGTCGAATGTGATGCTGATCTGCCCGACGTGCGGTCGCGCGTCACGAACCGGGCATCGCTTTCTGGAAGAGACGGATCACAAGGGCCGACCCAAAAAGGTACGGTACTGTAAAGCGTGTGATGCCGTCATCGATGAGTGA
- the rplN gene encoding 50S ribosomal protein L14, with amino-acid sequence MVQQETRLRVADNTGAKEILCIRVLGGSRVRYGRVGDVIVASVKEATPGGAVKKGEVVRAVIVRTAKEYGRPDGSHIRFDDNAAVIIGKDNNPRGTRIFGPVARELRERAFMKIISLAPEVL; translated from the coding sequence ATGGTGCAGCAGGAAACGCGGCTGCGTGTTGCCGATAATACCGGCGCAAAGGAGATACTCTGCATCCGCGTGTTGGGCGGCTCACGTGTGCGCTACGGCCGCGTCGGCGATGTCATTGTCGCTTCGGTCAAGGAAGCGACTCCCGGCGGCGCGGTGAAGAAGGGCGAAGTGGTGCGCGCCGTCATCGTGCGCACGGCAAAGGAGTATGGCCGCCCCGATGGTTCGCACATCCGGTTCGATGACAATGCAGCGGTGATCATCGGGAAGGACAACAACCCGCGGGGGACGCGCATCTTCGGTCCCGTCGCTCGTGAGTTGCGCGAACGCGCATTCATGAAGATCATCTCGCTGGCGCCGGAAGTACTGTGA
- the rpsQ gene encoding 30S ribosomal protein S17, with protein sequence MTEARRRQFKVGRVVSNKMQKTVVVAVDYLKPHPLYRKIIRRTSKFHAHDEQQCRIGDIVRIGETRPLSKTKRWEVVEIIKRNEEA encoded by the coding sequence ATGACTGAAGCGCGACGACGACAATTCAAGGTCGGGCGAGTCGTCAGCAATAAAATGCAGAAGACGGTTGTGGTGGCGGTTGACTATCTGAAGCCGCATCCGCTCTATCGCAAAATCATTCGCCGCACCAGCAAGTTCCATGCGCACGATGAGCAGCAGTGTCGGATCGGCGATATCGTGCGCATCGGCGAAACTCGCCCGCTGAGCAAGACCAAACGCTGGGAAGTGGTTGAGATTATCAAGCGCAATGAGGAGGCCTGA
- the rpmC gene encoding 50S ribosomal protein L29 yields MKADELRKLDDQQLRAKLKECYEELFNLRFQQVMGKLTATGRPRVVRRDIARIKTILRERELGIEVQETGR; encoded by the coding sequence ATGAAAGCCGATGAGTTGCGCAAACTTGATGATCAGCAATTGCGTGCGAAATTGAAAGAGTGCTACGAGGAATTGTTCAACCTGCGCTTTCAGCAGGTGATGGGCAAATTGACGGCCACCGGCCGCCCGCGGGTCGTCCGACGCGATATTGCGCGTATCAAGACGATCCTGCGTGAGCGCGAACTTGGCATTGAAGTCCAGGAGACAGGTCGATGA
- the rplP gene encoding 50S ribosomal protein L16, whose product MLMPKRVKYRKQQRGHNRGMAHRGNTVAFGEYGLMALEATWMTSRQIEAARRAISHHVKRGGKIWIRIFPDKPVTAKPAETRMGSGKGAVDHYVAVIKPGRILFELAGVRPEVAHEALERAAQKLPIKCKIVPREDLEGAA is encoded by the coding sequence ATGTTGATGCCGAAGCGTGTCAAATATCGCAAACAGCAGCGTGGCCACAATCGCGGCATGGCGCACCGCGGCAACACGGTTGCATTTGGCGAATACGGCTTGATGGCGCTCGAAGCGACGTGGATGACAAGCCGTCAGATCGAAGCGGCACGCCGTGCCATCAGTCACCACGTCAAACGCGGCGGGAAAATCTGGATCCGTATCTTTCCAGATAAGCCAGTCACAGCCAAACCTGCCGAAACCCGCATGGGATCGGGCAAAGGAGCGGTTGATCACTACGTGGCGGTCATCAAGCCGGGGCGTATTCTGTTCGAACTGGCTGGCGTCCGCCCTGAGGTTGCGCACGAGGCGCTGGAACGTGCAGCGCAGAAACTGCCGATCAAATGCAAAATTGTTCCGCGCGAAGACCTGGAGGGCGCAGCATGA
- the rpsC gene encoding 30S ribosomal protein S3, whose translation MGRKVHPIGFRLGYIKDWQSKWFAERNYTELLHEDVMLRKIIAKELENAGVARIEIERSANKVEVTVYTAKPGIVIGKRGAKVDELRAELEKRTGKKVKLNIQEIHQPELEAQLVAESIAEQINKRVSYKRAMKQAVQRAMRLGAQGVKIKCSGRLAGAEMARVAWERDGRVPLHTLRADIDYAQVHAHTTYGRIGVKVWIYKGEVFPDQKGQTQLPQPAVAAARPGLTVEEEERPQRKGGRGGRGANAGAARGGRGGRSRS comes from the coding sequence ATGGGACGGAAAGTGCACCCGATCGGCTTCCGCCTTGGGTATATCAAGGACTGGCAGTCGAAGTGGTTCGCGGAGCGCAACTATACCGAACTGCTCCACGAAGACGTCATGCTGCGCAAGATCATTGCCAAAGAGCTTGAGAATGCGGGTGTGGCGCGGATCGAGATCGAGCGCTCAGCGAATAAAGTCGAGGTGACGGTCTATACAGCCAAGCCAGGCATCGTCATCGGCAAACGCGGCGCGAAAGTCGATGAACTGCGGGCTGAACTGGAGAAACGGACCGGTAAGAAAGTCAAACTCAATATTCAGGAGATCCATCAACCAGAACTTGAGGCGCAACTAGTCGCCGAGAGCATTGCTGAACAGATCAACAAGCGCGTCTCGTACAAGCGCGCGATGAAACAGGCCGTGCAGCGCGCGATGCGCCTGGGCGCCCAGGGGGTGAAGATTAAGTGTTCGGGACGACTGGCGGGCGCCGAGATGGCGCGCGTCGCCTGGGAACGCGATGGACGGGTTCCGCTCCATACGCTGCGCGCCGATATCGACTACGCACAGGTGCATGCGCACACAACGTATGGTCGGATTGGCGTGAAGGTGTGGATCTATAAGGGTGAGGTCTTCCCCGATCAGAAGGGGCAGACGCAACTACCGCAACCGGCAGTCGCCGCCGCACGTCCAGGTCTGACGGTTGAGGAAGAAGAACGGCCACAGCGCAAAGGCGGGCGTGGCGGACGCGGCGCGAACGCTGGCGCAGCGCGCGGCGGGCGTGGCGGACGGTCACGCAGCTGA
- the rplV gene encoding 50S ribosomal protein L22 has product MQAKAVTKYVRISPTKVRPVMDLVRGKPVDRALAILRYLPHKAAREIARTIESARANATNNYDMAPDALIVKYIFADEGPAFKRIMPRARGRADRIRKRTTHITVIVDDGEEM; this is encoded by the coding sequence ATGCAGGCGAAAGCAGTAACCAAATATGTCCGCATCTCGCCGACAAAGGTGCGCCCGGTGATGGATCTGGTGCGCGGCAAGCCGGTCGATCGGGCGCTGGCGATCCTTCGCTACCTGCCCCACAAAGCGGCGCGCGAGATCGCCCGCACGATCGAGTCGGCACGGGCGAATGCCACCAACAACTACGATATGGCGCCCGATGCGCTCATCGTGAAGTACATCTTCGCCGATGAAGGTCCGGCGTTTAAACGGATCATGCCGCGCGCCCGCGGTCGAGCCGATCGCATTCGCAAGCGGACGACCCATATCACGGTGATTGTCGATGACGGCGAGGAGATGTAG
- the rpsS gene encoding 30S ribosomal protein S19 produces MSRSSKKGPYVDIRLLNRIEELNRANEKRVLRTWSRDSTIFPQMVGHTIAVHDGRRHVPVYITENMVGHKLGEFAPTRSFRGHGGKKADKRGKMK; encoded by the coding sequence ATGTCGCGTTCTTCTAAAAAAGGTCCTTACGTCGATATCCGGTTGCTCAACCGTATCGAGGAATTGAACCGGGCAAACGAAAAGCGAGTGTTGCGCACATGGTCGCGCGACTCGACGATCTTCCCGCAAATGGTCGGGCATACCATCGCAGTTCACGATGGCCGACGCCATGTGCCGGTGTATATTACCGAGAATATGGTCGGGCATAAACTGGGCGAGTTCGCCCCAACCCGGTCGTTTCGCGGTCACGGCGGGAAGAAAGCCGACAAGCGCGGCAAAATGAAGTGA
- the rplB gene encoding 50S ribosomal protein L2 — MPVKKYKPTSPGRRNMSVSTFEEITKKEPERSLLEPLRKKAGRNNYGRITVRHRGGGHKRHYRRIDFKRDKIGVPAKVAAIEYDPNRSARIALLHYVDGEKRYILAPLGLNVGDTVMSGPDADIRVGNALPLRQIPLGTQVHNVELEKGRGGVMVRSAGAAAQLMAKEGNYATLRMPSGEVRRVFIECMATIGQVGNLDHQNIRLGKAGRKRWLGRRPEVRGAAMNPRDHPHGGGEGRAPRGMPTPKTKWGKPARGVKTRHNPRTDPFIIRRRTR; from the coding sequence ATGCCGGTCAAAAAGTATAAACCAACCTCGCCAGGTCGCCGCAATATGTCGGTCTCGACCTTCGAGGAGATCACGAAGAAAGAGCCAGAGCGATCACTGCTCGAGCCGCTGCGCAAGAAAGCCGGTCGTAACAACTATGGTCGCATTACGGTGCGGCATCGCGGCGGCGGTCATAAGCGCCACTATCGCCGGATCGACTTCAAGCGCGACAAGATTGGGGTTCCGGCGAAGGTCGCGGCGATTGAATACGATCCAAACCGGTCGGCGCGCATTGCCCTGCTGCACTATGTCGATGGCGAGAAGCGCTACATCCTGGCGCCGCTCGGCTTGAACGTCGGCGATACGGTGATGAGCGGCCCCGACGCCGATATCCGGGTCGGCAATGCGCTGCCGCTGCGCCAGATACCGCTCGGTACACAGGTGCATAACGTCGAACTGGAAAAAGGACGCGGCGGCGTGATGGTGCGTAGCGCTGGCGCAGCCGCGCAACTGATGGCGAAGGAGGGCAACTACGCCACCCTGCGCATGCCGTCAGGCGAGGTGCGCCGCGTGTTCATCGAGTGTATGGCGACGATTGGTCAGGTCGGCAACCTGGATCATCAGAACATTCGCCTGGGGAAAGCCGGACGCAAACGCTGGCTTGGGCGACGACCCGAAGTGCGCGGCGCGGCGATGAACCCGCGCGACCATCCGCACGGCGGCGGCGAGGGACGCGCTCCGCGCGGCATGCCCACCCCGAAGACCAAGTGGGGCAAACCGGCGCGTGGCGTGAAGACCCGCCATAACCCGCGGACCGATCCCTTCATTATCCGCCGCCGGACACGGTAA
- a CDS encoding 50S ribosomal protein L23, with the protein MNPHQIIKRPLITEKNTNLMRFNKYSFEVDRNATKPQIKRAIEEIFNVRVTAVHTMNVRGKLRRRGRQYGYTADWKKAIVTLAEGDRIDLFEGA; encoded by the coding sequence ATGAACCCGCATCAGATCATCAAGCGACCGCTGATCACGGAAAAGAATACGAACCTGATGAGGTTCAACAAGTATTCGTTCGAGGTCGATCGCAACGCCACCAAGCCGCAGATCAAGCGCGCCATCGAAGAAATCTTCAATGTGCGGGTGACGGCGGTGCATACCATGAATGTGCGCGGGAAACTGCGCCGCCGGGGGCGTCAGTACGGCTATACCGCCGATTGGAAGAAGGCGATCGTCACACTTGCGGAAGGCGACCGCATCGACCTGTTCGAGGGAGCATAA
- the rplD gene encoding 50S ribosomal protein L4, producing MEARLYNQSGEEVGVIQISDYVFGIEPNVPVMHQAMERQRANARLGTHNTLGRGEVEGSTRKLYRQKGTGRARQGSIRAPHRKGGGIAHGPHPRKYTKAMPRKMRRLAVRSALSARYRDGAITFLDRLTFEKPRTKDMIAVLNALNLTGKTLIVLDQKDEYVRRSANNLPNVKTLLAHYLNVIDLLTHDHIVMLQAAVDVAQGYLDQPEHVVAAAGASEEEAS from the coding sequence ATGGAAGCCAGGTTGTACAACCAGTCCGGCGAAGAGGTCGGCGTCATCCAGATATCCGATTACGTTTTCGGGATTGAGCCGAATGTGCCGGTTATGCATCAGGCGATGGAACGCCAGCGCGCCAATGCGCGCCTTGGCACCCATAATACGCTCGGTCGCGGTGAAGTCGAGGGGAGCACGCGCAAACTCTACCGTCAGAAAGGCACCGGTCGCGCGCGACAGGGATCGATCCGCGCGCCGCATCGGAAAGGGGGCGGTATTGCGCACGGACCCCATCCGCGCAAATATACCAAAGCCATGCCGCGCAAAATGCGCCGCCTGGCAGTGCGCTCGGCGCTCTCTGCGCGCTACCGCGACGGCGCGATTACTTTTCTGGATCGGTTGACGTTCGAGAAACCGCGCACCAAAGACATGATTGCGGTACTCAACGCGCTCAATCTGACCGGAAAGACCTTGATCGTGCTGGACCAGAAGGATGAGTACGTGCGTCGCTCGGCAAATAATCTGCCGAATGTCAAGACGCTGCTGGCGCACTATCTGAACGTTATCGATCTGCTTACGCACGATCATATCGTGATGCTGCAGGCGGCGGTGGACGTCGCTCAAGGGTATCTCGACCAACCGGAACATGTCGTCGCGGCGGCGGGCGCGAGTGAGGAGGAAGCGTCATGA
- the rplC gene encoding 50S ribosomal protein L3 yields MIEGLLGRKIGMTQVFDATGQVIPVTIIEVGPCVVTQIRTKERDGYEAVQIGYQEVKAKSLTRPEQGHLRGAGKLLRHLREFRADNIADHKVGDVLTVEMFTPGQRVDVIGTSKGRGFQGVVKRHGFGGGPRTHGQSDRLRAPGSIGAGTDPGHVLKNTRMAGRMGNQRVTVQNLTVVDVVPERNLLLVRGSIPGAKNGLVMVRRAIKGS; encoded by the coding sequence GTGATCGAAGGGTTGCTTGGCCGCAAAATCGGCATGACCCAGGTCTTCGATGCGACCGGACAGGTCATCCCGGTGACGATCATCGAAGTGGGTCCATGCGTCGTCACCCAGATTCGCACAAAAGAGCGGGATGGGTACGAAGCTGTCCAGATTGGCTACCAGGAAGTCAAGGCGAAAAGCCTGACCAGGCCTGAACAGGGGCATCTCCGTGGTGCAGGTAAGTTGCTGCGCCACCTGCGCGAGTTCCGCGCCGATAATATCGCCGATCACAAAGTCGGTGATGTGTTGACGGTCGAGATGTTCACACCAGGTCAGCGCGTCGATGTCATTGGCACATCGAAAGGTCGCGGGTTCCAGGGCGTGGTGAAACGCCATGGCTTCGGCGGCGGACCGCGCACGCACGGTCAGAGCGACCGCCTGCGCGCTCCCGGTTCGATCGGCGCCGGCACCGATCCGGGTCACGTGTTGAAGAATACCCGCATGGCCGGGCGGATGGGCAATCAGCGGGTAACCGTCCAAAACCTGACGGTCGTTGATGTCGTTCCAGAGCGTAATCTGTTGCTCGTGCGCGGCTCCATTCCAGGGGCTAAGAATGGATTGGTCATGGTTCGCCGGGCGATCAAAGGCTCGTAA
- the rpsJ gene encoding 30S ribosomal protein S10: MAKQKVRIRLKAYDHKILDQSARQIVEAAERTGALVAGPVPLPTKIEKHSVIRSPFIDKDSQEQFEIRTHKRLIDVLDPSQQTINALMKLNLPAGVDIEIKL, encoded by the coding sequence ATGGCGAAACAAAAGGTTCGCATCCGTCTCAAGGCATACGACCATAAGATTCTCGACCAATCGGCGCGACAGATCGTCGAAGCAGCCGAACGCACCGGAGCGCTCGTCGCCGGTCCGGTGCCGTTGCCGACCAAAATCGAAAAGCATAGCGTCATTCGTTCGCCGTTTATTGATAAAGACTCGCAGGAACAGTTTGAGATTCGCACCCACAAGCGATTGATCGATGTGCTCGATCCGAGCCAGCAGACCATCAACGCGCTGATGAAACTCAACCTTCCGGCGGGCGTGGATATCGAAATCAAGTTGTAA
- the tuf gene encoding elongation factor Tu: protein MAKQKFERTKPHVNVGTIGHVDHGKTTLTAAITKVLALQGAAQFVSYDQIDNAPEERARGITIAIRHVEYQTARRHYAHVDCPGHADYIKNMITGAAQMDGAILVVSAPDGPMPQTREHVLLARQVQVPAMVVFLNKVDMMDDEELLELVELELRELLSNHGFPGDEVPIVRGSALAALSSTSTDINAPEYKCILDLMNAVDEYIPTPVREIDKPFLMPIEDVFGIKGRGTVVTGRIERGKVKMGDTVEIIGMTHEAPRRTVVTGVEMFQKTLDEGIAGDNVGVLLRGIERTEVERGQVLAAPGSIKPHAKFKANVYVLKKEEGGRHTPFFSGYRPQFYIRTTDVTGAIHLPEGVEMVMPGDNIEMTVELIVPVAIEEGLRFAIREGGRTVGAGVVSAIVD, encoded by the coding sequence ATGGCAAAGCAGAAGTTTGAGCGCACCAAGCCGCACGTCAACGTCGGCACCATCGGCCACGTCGACCACGGCAAAACCACGCTGACCGCAGCGATTACCAAGGTCCTCGCCCTCCAGGGCGCGGCGCAGTTCGTCTCTTACGACCAGATCGACAATGCGCCCGAAGAGCGCGCGCGCGGCATCACCATCGCCATTCGCCACGTCGAGTATCAGACCGCCAGGCGCCACTACGCCCACGTCGACTGCCCGGGCCACGCCGACTATATCAAGAATATGATCACCGGCGCCGCGCAGATGGACGGCGCCATCCTGGTCGTCTCGGCCCCCGACGGTCCGATGCCGCAGACCCGCGAGCACGTCCTGCTTGCGCGTCAGGTGCAGGTCCCGGCGATGGTCGTGTTCCTCAACAAGGTCGATATGATGGACGACGAGGAACTGCTCGAACTCGTCGAACTCGAACTGCGCGAACTGCTCAGCAATCACGGCTTCCCCGGCGATGAGGTGCCGATTGTGCGCGGCAGCGCGCTCGCGGCGCTCTCCAGCACGTCGACCGACATCAACGCGCCGGAGTATAAGTGCATCCTCGACCTGATGAACGCGGTCGATGAGTACATTCCGACGCCGGTGCGCGAAATCGATAAGCCGTTCCTGATGCCGATCGAAGACGTGTTCGGCATCAAAGGACGCGGCACGGTGGTCACCGGGCGCATCGAGCGCGGCAAGGTCAAGATGGGGGATACGGTCGAGATTATCGGGATGACCCACGAGGCGCCGCGCCGGACGGTGGTGACCGGGGTGGAGATGTTCCAGAAGACGCTCGACGAAGGGATCGCCGGGGACAACGTGGGAGTGCTGCTGCGCGGGATTGAGCGCACCGAGGTGGAGCGCGGGCAGGTGCTGGCGGCGCCGGGGTCGATCAAGCCGCACGCGAAGTTCAAGGCGAACGTGTACGTGCTGAAGAAGGAGGAGGGCGGACGGCATACGCCGTTCTTCTCCGGGTATCGGCCGCAGTTCTACATCCGCACGACGGACGTGACCGGGGCGATCCATCTGCCGGAAGGGGTGGAGATGGTGATGCCGGGCGACAACATTGAGATGACGGTGGAGTTGATCGTGCCGGTGGCGATTGAAGAAGGGTTGCGCTTTGCCATCCGCGAGGGCGGACGCACCGTCGGCGCAGGCGTCGTCTCGGCGATTGTCGATTAG